In Sporichthya polymorpha DSM 43042, a genomic segment contains:
- a CDS encoding styrene monooxygenase/indole monooxygenase family protein translates to MPTIAIVGAGQSGLQLAFALHRDGHEVTLYSDRTAEQMAASRLPSSNAMFSRNLDRERALDICLWDGEQPLIDYTFCRIADGPEGDLALSFDGRFARHAQSVDQRLKFGTWLNLFSDRGGKVVYGTVDVPTLESIAATADLTIISAGKGDITRLFEVNTAMLTYDRPQRSIGMAALVGCVHDAPDGVYYNIRPGVGEAFGIPMVTHAGPAIAWVMEAVPGGPMDRWGAATDPSSMLDLTKRVFSDFFPWENDRVRDAELADANAWLCGAVPPLVRKPIATLPSGAKVVGIADVVVLNDPCCGQGANNACMHADIVHRLITAAGDGPFDDAFLQSTFDEFWSYAQFPTGFTNTMLAPPPYALAVLGAATQIPEVAHRFCNVFDDPTDLPNFLADPATAEAFVAAAGARAGYAARGRTVAAVPAGVV, encoded by the coding sequence ATGCCCACCATCGCCATCGTCGGGGCCGGCCAGTCCGGCCTCCAGCTCGCGTTCGCGCTCCACCGTGACGGCCACGAGGTCACGCTGTACTCGGACCGCACGGCCGAGCAGATGGCGGCGTCGCGGCTGCCGTCGTCGAACGCGATGTTCAGCCGCAACCTCGACCGGGAGCGGGCGCTCGACATCTGCCTGTGGGACGGCGAGCAGCCGCTGATCGACTACACGTTCTGCCGCATCGCCGACGGCCCCGAGGGGGACCTCGCGCTCAGCTTCGACGGCCGGTTCGCCCGGCACGCGCAGTCGGTGGACCAGCGGCTCAAGTTCGGCACGTGGCTGAACCTGTTCTCCGACCGCGGCGGGAAGGTCGTCTACGGCACGGTCGACGTCCCGACGCTGGAGAGCATCGCCGCGACCGCCGACCTCACGATCATCTCCGCCGGGAAGGGCGACATCACGCGCCTGTTCGAGGTGAACACCGCGATGCTCACCTACGACCGGCCGCAGCGCTCGATCGGGATGGCGGCGCTCGTCGGCTGCGTCCACGACGCACCTGACGGGGTGTACTACAACATCCGGCCCGGCGTCGGGGAGGCGTTCGGCATCCCGATGGTCACGCACGCCGGCCCCGCGATCGCCTGGGTCATGGAGGCCGTTCCCGGTGGGCCGATGGACCGCTGGGGCGCGGCCACCGACCCCTCGTCGATGCTGGATCTGACGAAGCGTGTGTTCTCCGACTTCTTCCCGTGGGAGAACGACCGCGTCCGCGATGCCGAGCTCGCCGACGCCAATGCCTGGCTGTGCGGCGCGGTCCCGCCGCTGGTGCGCAAGCCGATCGCGACCCTGCCGTCCGGGGCGAAGGTGGTGGGCATCGCCGACGTCGTCGTCCTCAACGACCCGTGCTGCGGCCAGGGCGCCAACAACGCCTGCATGCACGCGGACATCGTCCACCGGCTCATCACGGCGGCGGGGGACGGACCGTTCGACGACGCGTTCCTGCAGTCGACGTTCGACGAGTTCTGGTCCTACGCGCAGTTTCCGACGGGGTTCACCAACACGATGCTCGCCCCGCCGCCGTACGCCCTCGCGGTGCTCGGGGCGGCGACGCAGATCCCCGAGGTCGCGCACCGGTTCTGCAACGTCTTCGACGACCCGACCGACCTCCCGAACTTCCTCGCCGACCCCGCGACCGCGGAGGCGTTCGTCGCGGCCGCGGGGGCGCGCGCCGGCTACGCGGCCCGCGGGCGCACGGTCGCGGCGGTGCCGGCTGGGGTGGTGTGA
- a CDS encoding ATP-binding protein, producing the protein MAKGVARARVGNLPAPATSFVGRREELAGARDLIAGYRLTTLTGPGGVGKTRLALEIAAVVAPAFPDRVWLVELADLRDPGDVAEALVSALGIGGSAPTGALAELSSYVASRSMLLVVDNCEHVLPGCQVLVDRLLRAAPDLRVLATSRQPLGLAAEHLVDVHPLPVPDETRRLSPDEARQFGALALLEDRTARIAPGFALTGGNLAAAARLCARLDGVPLAIELAAARLRVLSVEQLLTRLDDRFATLTGGDPTAGERHRTLRGLVEWSSDLCSAGERTLWARASVFAGGFDLDAAEMVCSGGDLTTEQILDLVDGLVAKSILLPEAGTERVRYRLLETIAEHGRERLAAAGDTARLRDRHAAYYGELAAQASAGFWGRDQQRWLVRIRTEHANLAVAFDDRMSVGAAPDALRLATALRFYWVTGGVLREGRRWLERALDATAACDPVLRAEALWTCAWVAVLQGDYAAVERRLDECDALADRHGLTTAAAHAATWRGTLELFNGDLARALAQFELAAGRHAAASDAEGALMTLFQLGVTASLLGYAEKARAACADALKLSESVGETFAGSYALWVLGHDAWSSGRLDEAEDYARRALRLKYEQFDTIGIPLVAEVLGSVLVSRGDIEHGARVLGVATAVWEVAGTRMNAFGPALAATHDRSAARAREVLGTAAFDAALEAGRTLTPAAARALLLGESPVDDEEGPDDDADLSPRERQVAELIRQGRSNREIAAALVLSTRTVEGHVRRILAKLGFHSRVEIGLWARDARPGT; encoded by the coding sequence GTGGCCAAAGGGGTGGCTCGCGCGCGCGTCGGCAACCTCCCCGCGCCGGCCACCAGCTTCGTCGGCCGCCGGGAGGAGCTGGCCGGGGCCCGCGACCTCATCGCCGGCTACCGGCTGACGACGCTCACGGGGCCCGGCGGCGTCGGCAAGACCCGGCTCGCGCTGGAGATCGCCGCCGTCGTCGCCCCGGCCTTCCCGGACAGAGTGTGGCTGGTCGAGCTCGCCGACCTCCGGGATCCGGGCGACGTCGCCGAGGCGCTGGTCTCCGCACTCGGCATCGGTGGCTCCGCCCCGACCGGTGCCCTCGCGGAGCTGAGCTCCTACGTCGCGTCACGGTCGATGCTGCTCGTCGTCGACAACTGTGAGCACGTGCTCCCCGGGTGTCAGGTGCTCGTCGACCGGCTGCTGCGCGCCGCCCCCGATCTGCGGGTACTCGCGACCAGCCGCCAGCCGCTCGGGCTCGCCGCCGAGCACCTCGTCGACGTCCACCCGCTGCCCGTCCCGGACGAGACGCGACGTCTCAGCCCGGACGAGGCCCGGCAGTTCGGCGCGCTCGCCCTGCTCGAGGACCGGACCGCCCGCATCGCACCTGGGTTCGCGTTGACCGGCGGGAACCTCGCGGCCGCCGCCCGACTCTGCGCGCGGCTGGACGGGGTGCCGCTCGCGATCGAGCTCGCCGCCGCGCGGCTCCGCGTGCTGTCGGTCGAGCAGTTGCTGACCCGCCTCGACGACCGCTTCGCCACCCTGACCGGTGGCGACCCGACCGCGGGGGAGCGGCACCGCACGCTCCGTGGACTGGTCGAGTGGAGCTCCGACCTGTGCTCGGCCGGCGAGCGGACGCTGTGGGCGCGGGCCTCGGTGTTCGCCGGCGGATTCGACCTCGACGCGGCCGAGATGGTCTGCTCCGGCGGGGATCTGACGACGGAACAGATCCTCGACCTCGTCGACGGTCTGGTCGCGAAGTCGATCCTGCTGCCCGAGGCCGGGACCGAACGCGTCCGCTACCGGCTGCTGGAGACGATCGCCGAGCACGGCCGCGAACGGCTGGCGGCGGCGGGCGACACGGCGCGCCTCCGCGACCGGCACGCGGCGTACTACGGCGAGCTGGCCGCGCAGGCGTCGGCCGGGTTCTGGGGCCGCGACCAGCAGCGCTGGCTGGTGCGGATCCGCACCGAGCACGCGAACCTCGCCGTCGCGTTCGACGACCGAATGTCCGTGGGCGCGGCCCCCGACGCGCTCCGGCTCGCGACCGCGCTGCGGTTCTACTGGGTCACCGGCGGCGTCCTGCGCGAGGGGCGGCGATGGCTGGAACGCGCCCTCGACGCCACCGCCGCGTGCGACCCGGTGCTGCGGGCCGAGGCGCTCTGGACCTGCGCGTGGGTCGCGGTGCTGCAGGGCGACTACGCCGCGGTCGAGCGGCGGCTCGACGAGTGCGACGCCCTCGCGGACCGGCACGGGCTGACCACCGCCGCCGCCCACGCCGCGACCTGGCGCGGGACGCTCGAGCTGTTCAACGGCGACCTCGCCCGCGCCCTCGCGCAGTTCGAGCTCGCGGCCGGCCGGCACGCGGCGGCGAGCGACGCCGAGGGTGCGCTGATGACGCTGTTTCAGCTCGGCGTCACGGCCTCGCTGCTCGGGTACGCGGAGAAGGCGCGCGCCGCGTGCGCCGACGCGCTCAAGCTGAGCGAGTCGGTGGGGGAGACCTTCGCCGGTTCCTACGCGCTCTGGGTCCTCGGCCACGACGCGTGGTCCTCGGGTCGGCTGGACGAGGCGGAGGACTACGCCCGCCGCGCGCTGCGCCTCAAGTACGAGCAGTTCGACACGATCGGCATCCCGCTGGTCGCCGAGGTGCTCGGCAGCGTGCTCGTCTCGCGCGGGGACATCGAGCACGGGGCGCGCGTCCTCGGTGTCGCCACCGCGGTGTGGGAGGTCGCCGGGACCCGGATGAACGCGTTCGGGCCGGCCCTGGCCGCGACGCACGACCGGTCCGCCGCCCGGGCGCGCGAGGTCCTCGGCACAGCCGCCTTCGACGCCGCCCTCGAGGCGGGCCGGACCCTGACCCCGGCCGCCGCCCGCGCGCTGCTGCTCGGCGAGAGTCCCGTCGACGACGAGGAAGGCCCCGACGACGACGCCGACCTGAGCCCGCGTGAGCGTCAGGTCGCGGAGCTGATCAGGCAGGGCCGGAGCAACCGGGAGATCGCCGCCGCGCTCGTCCTCTCGACGCGGACGGTCGAGGGCCACGTCCGGCGGATCCTGGCCAAGCTGGGCTTCCACTCCCGCGTGGAGATCGGGCTCTGGGCGCGGGACGCCCGGCCCGGTACCTGA
- a CDS encoding cytochrome P450: MTCPAWDVDPLSAEFLADPYAALNPLREAGPVFHSPVLDMWVVTRHADIEAIFRDPATFSAAIAQDPLHPLADETRAVLATGFRAGATMSNADPPKHTRIRRHNLRSFSARRIAAVEPLVRAKAAELLDDLLTEREFDLVEGLTFPLPAWMIFSFLGFPSEDTELLKSWCGNRTLFSWGRPSVDEQVEIAQNMVRYWQYCERFVDGRIADPVDDFTSDLVRVHLADAAELARDEIVGIVYGLSFAGHETTTNLTTNAVRRLLEHPEAWKALCAEPGLIENAVEEVLRFDTSVIAWRRITTRPVEIGGVAVPEGARLLLSLASAGHDPAAFPDPETFDIRREGVRDHLAFGKGIHFCLGAPLARIEVRTVLELLTARAPDLELVPGQQLTFPPNVSFRGPQSLRLRRG, encoded by the coding sequence CTCTCGGCGGAGTTCCTCGCCGACCCGTATGCGGCGCTGAACCCGCTGCGCGAGGCCGGGCCGGTGTTCCACTCGCCGGTGCTCGACATGTGGGTCGTGACGCGGCACGCGGACATCGAGGCGATCTTCCGTGACCCGGCGACGTTCTCCGCCGCGATCGCGCAGGACCCGCTCCACCCGCTCGCGGACGAGACCCGCGCCGTGCTCGCGACCGGTTTCCGCGCCGGGGCGACGATGTCGAACGCCGACCCGCCCAAGCACACGCGGATCCGGCGGCACAACCTGCGCTCGTTCTCCGCCCGGCGCATCGCGGCGGTCGAGCCGCTCGTGCGGGCGAAGGCCGCGGAGCTGCTCGACGACCTGCTGACCGAGCGCGAGTTCGACCTCGTCGAGGGGCTGACGTTCCCGCTCCCGGCCTGGATGATCTTCTCCTTCCTCGGCTTCCCGTCCGAGGACACCGAACTGCTCAAGAGCTGGTGCGGCAACCGGACGCTGTTCAGCTGGGGCCGGCCGTCGGTGGACGAGCAGGTCGAGATCGCGCAGAACATGGTCCGGTACTGGCAGTACTGCGAGCGGTTCGTCGACGGCCGCATCGCGGACCCGGTCGACGACTTCACCTCCGACCTGGTGCGCGTGCACCTCGCGGACGCCGCAGAGCTGGCCCGGGACGAGATCGTCGGCATCGTCTACGGCCTGAGCTTCGCCGGTCACGAGACCACGACGAACTTGACGACCAACGCGGTCCGCCGGCTGCTGGAGCACCCGGAGGCGTGGAAGGCCCTCTGCGCGGAGCCGGGCCTGATCGAGAACGCGGTCGAGGAGGTCCTGCGCTTCGACACCAGCGTCATCGCCTGGCGTCGCATCACCACGCGGCCGGTCGAGATCGGTGGCGTCGCGGTGCCCGAGGGCGCGCGGCTGCTGCTCTCGCTCGCGAGCGCGGGCCACGACCCCGCGGCGTTCCCGGACCCCGAGACCTTCGACATCCGGCGGGAGGGCGTGCGCGACCACCTCGCGTTCGGCAAGGGCATCCACTTCTGCCTCGGCGCCCCGCTCGCGCGGATCGAGGTCCGGACCGTGCTCGAGCTCCTGACCGCACGGGCCCCGGACCTCGAACTCGTCCCCGGCCAGCAGCTCACCTTCCCGCCCAACGTGTCGTTCCGTGGCCCGCAGTCGCTGCGGCTGCGCCGGGGCTGA
- a CDS encoding flavin reductase family protein, with protein MAPEVAFAVPGDDLRAYRQSLGTFPTGIAVMTAAHDGRRVGLTANSFGSVSLDPPLVLWNLRTCSSSLPVYRAAGHFGVNVLAWQQEEVSRQFATPADDRFTGVETTVGTTGAPLIAGCATQYECRLAGEFVTGDHVVLVGEVLRYRNFHREPLIFFRGDCRWFEQPVVS; from the coding sequence GTGGCACCCGAGGTCGCGTTCGCGGTCCCGGGTGACGACCTCCGCGCGTACCGGCAGTCGCTCGGGACGTTCCCGACCGGGATCGCCGTCATGACCGCCGCGCACGACGGACGTCGCGTCGGGCTGACCGCGAACTCGTTCGGCTCGGTCTCGCTGGACCCGCCGCTGGTGCTGTGGAACCTGCGGACCTGCTCGTCGAGCCTGCCGGTCTACCGGGCGGCGGGGCACTTCGGCGTCAACGTCCTCGCCTGGCAGCAGGAGGAGGTCTCGCGGCAGTTCGCCACCCCGGCGGACGACCGGTTCACCGGGGTCGAGACCACGGTCGGGACCACCGGGGCGCCGCTGATCGCCGGCTGCGCGACCCAGTACGAGTGCCGCCTGGCCGGAGAGTTCGTCACCGGCGACCACGTCGTGCTGGTCGGCGAGGTGCTCCGCTACCGAAACTTCCACCGCGAGCCGCTGATCTTCTTCCGCGGGGACTGCCGGTGGTTCGAACAGCCCGTCGTCAG